One genomic region from Prochlorococcus marinus CUG1433 encodes:
- a CDS encoding extracellular solute-binding protein yields the protein MQNLKKLIYSALTCSYLFNFSVPANSAEKEVRVFSGRHYNTDRAIYKKFAEETGIKVRLIEAAGISLIERLKREGKNSQADLILLVDAARITNAAKAGLLQSVESKSLENDIPSGLKDRNKEWYALTRRVRVMVVNPKVVDISKIRDYTDLADPSLKGKVCLRNRKSPYNQSLVANQIVNKGESKTKSWLKGMIDNVSQPFFPGDISIIRAVSKKKCGVGIVNHYYVARMLAGVNGRRDSLYAKRTSVVTPNPAHVNISGGGVAKYAKNKDEAIKLLEFLASPRGSKGLAAPTFEHPLKEVNQNNIVKNFGEFFPDTVTVEELGEYNSMAIRLMKDAGWN from the coding sequence GTGCAAAATCTAAAGAAACTAATTTATTCCGCACTAACTTGTTCATATCTTTTCAATTTTTCTGTACCTGCCAATTCAGCAGAAAAAGAAGTCAGAGTTTTTTCAGGTAGACATTACAACACCGATAGAGCTATATACAAAAAATTTGCAGAAGAAACGGGAATCAAAGTTAGACTTATTGAGGCAGCAGGAATATCTTTAATTGAACGCTTGAAAAGAGAGGGAAAGAATTCTCAGGCTGATTTAATATTGTTGGTAGATGCAGCGAGAATTACAAATGCTGCTAAAGCTGGCTTGCTTCAAAGTGTTGAATCAAAGTCTTTGGAAAATGATATCCCATCTGGATTAAAGGACAGAAACAAAGAATGGTATGCATTAACTAGAAGAGTTAGAGTTATGGTTGTAAATCCAAAAGTTGTCGATATTAGCAAGATTAGAGACTATACAGACTTAGCTGATCCATCATTAAAAGGAAAAGTTTGCTTAAGAAATAGAAAAAGTCCATATAATCAATCTTTAGTCGCTAATCAAATAGTTAATAAAGGCGAATCAAAAACTAAATCTTGGTTAAAAGGAATGATTGATAATGTTTCTCAACCTTTCTTCCCTGGTGATATTTCAATAATTAGAGCCGTTTCTAAGAAAAAATGTGGAGTAGGAATTGTTAATCATTATTATGTCGCAAGAATGTTAGCTGGTGTTAATGGAAGAAGAGATTCTTTATATGCAAAGCGAACATCCGTAGTCACTCCAAATCCTGCCCATGTAAATATTAGTGGTGGTGGTGTAGCTAAATACGCAAAAAATAAAGATGAAGCTATCAAGCTTCTTGAGTTTTTAGCGTCCCCGAGAGGAAGTAAAGGGCTCGCTGCTCCAACTTTTGAACATCCATTAAAAGAAGTTAATCAAAACAATATTGTCAAAAATTTTGGAGAATTTTTTCCTGATACGGTTACTGTAGAAGAACTTGGAGAATATAACTCTATGGCAATAAGATTAATGAAAGATGCAGGATGGAATTAA